Proteins encoded by one window of bacterium:
- a CDS encoding lipid-binding SYLF domain-containing protein, whose protein sequence is MQSAVWAVGLSLMASLVLPGVAGAATAQAIDEAANQSLAMFKSTVKGADELLRDAKAYLIFPRVTQAGIGIGGQYGEGVLRIGGRSAGYYSISGGSIGITFGAETKSVLLAFTDDQALKQFQAKARADQSWQWGIDGAVALVDVGSQGDVNSATINQPIEGFVYDQSGLFFNLSLQGTKIAELQR, encoded by the coding sequence GGCAGTGGGTCTCAGCTTGATGGCCAGCCTTGTCCTTCCGGGGGTCGCCGGCGCGGCCACGGCGCAGGCGATCGACGAGGCTGCGAATCAGTCCCTCGCGATGTTCAAGTCGACGGTCAAAGGCGCCGACGAGCTCCTCCGTGACGCGAAGGCCTATCTCATATTTCCACGAGTCACGCAAGCGGGCATCGGGATCGGAGGCCAGTACGGCGAGGGCGTGCTGCGCATCGGGGGGCGGAGCGCCGGCTACTACAGCATCTCCGGCGGCTCGATTGGGATCACGTTTGGCGCGGAAACGAAGTCCGTCCTCCTCGCATTCACGGACGACCAGGCGCTGAAGCAGTTCCAAGCCAAGGCCCGGGCGGATCAATCATGGCAGTGGGGCATCGATGGGGCAGTCGCGCTCGTGGACGTGGGAAGCCAGGGCGACGTGAACAGCGCGACGATAAACCAGCCGATCGAGGGCTTTGTCTACGACCAGTCCGGGTTGTTCTTTAACCTGAGTCTGCAGGGAACGAAGATCGCGGAGCTGCAGCGGTAA